The DNA window TACTCTCTTGGGGAGCTGAAGAACCAGATAATGAAACCGAAAACAACCCCATCTCGAGACGAATGCCACTGCGATAAAGTTTATCCCAAGGGCGGGAACGCTGCGGTTACTGACATATTTGTTATCAGAGCGTTGTCTTATCAGTCTTACGGATAAACGCTCATCGAAAGTAATGTGAACTCGCTAGGTAAATGAAGGCGGTTCATTAGAAGGGGTGTTATCGTATATGGTTAAACATTTTTCAGGGGGAAAATtctcatgaaaatggtttttttcttttttagcataCCATTTGTATGTAATTCAACTGCttttcatattgactttttttttattctaatgtcCAAATATAGCTTGAAAGGTGTTTTTTAGGATTCGTGGGTCGGTCATGGAAGCTGAGCAGGTTATCGAAAACTGTTTATcgattatattattttacatttttttaatctttaatttcacttgttattttttcattccttagaAGTTTGTTCAAGTTTTTCTGGACCGAATGTTTGCAAAATTCCAGTTTCGGTGTCATTTCTTGACAGTCAGTTTAAATTGCCTGAATGAGATTTAGGCTTTCCATTTAAACAATGAATGATACTTGAATACCATCTGATGCTTTTGAAAAACCATTGCTTATCAGATGTAATCTGTTTCGAAGTTAAACATTTGGTAAGCGCATGGAGGAAAGAGATTGCGTCAGTAAAAGAGGTAAAATTCAAGTTATTGTGAGTCCGGAAAAATTACAAGGGAAAACTGAAGCAACTGTTATTAATGCATAATTACGGTCAATCAGGCAGAAACCAAATATGTGCAGTAGTCTCTTTTATTGCCCCTATAAGATTTGTAAGGGATATATTTAAGAGAAGTCACATTAATGCATATTAAAGAGGGAAGCAAGAGTTGCTTATCGATACTTGaaccaagttaaaaaaaactaatgaggtacaaaattaatgacatgaatcaaacaaaaccaGAGTTAGTTAAAGAGTTCCTCAAGCGTTCATTTGGGGTAGGCAGTGTCGGTTGAGAAAAGTTGGGAATAGGGAGTAGAACTGATGTACCAGCAGGTACAGACACCAAACCCAGTTTCTCTGTTGAATATCCAGTAAGTACATCATCCAGCATAAAACATTATCTCTCTGGAAATATTAAGTAATAATTTGTACCATGTGTTTATTGGAGAAATCTCCCTCGTTGTGCCGTCATATGTGAAATTCGATTGTATCTAAACCGAAAGAAACTTATTACGAAACCGCACCATTTCTTCCAGTGTCGAACGAGGCCTGGCTGAAAGAGCACCACTCGCAGATCGAGGAGCGTCATGTGAAAGCGACGTTGAAGAGCGACAAAGGCAACGGGGCGCAGCTGGTGTCTTGGACCATCGTCGACTTTACGGAGAAGGGCGACAACTACGCCACTGTCGTAACCAGCGTCGAAGTCACCTACAcgttaaaaggaaaggaaggacaCGTCACTTACATAGTGAAAATCTGTCCTCTGCGGGGTATAGAAAGCATGAAAGCCCTTCAGGAGGTGTTTTTTGAAAAGGAGTCGCTTGTATACAAGCAGATCGGCCCTCTCTTGAACGAAGCCCTGGCTGAGCACGGACTCGAACCCCTCTCCATCGCAAAGTTCTATTACAATTCTGCCGAGAAAGGCCGAGAGCTGATTTTCCTGGAAGACCTTCGGCCAAGAGGTTTCAAGATGGTGGACCGCAAGGTTGGGATGGACGCCAAGCACAGCGTCTTACTGATCGAAGCTTTAGCCAGATTTCATGGGGCGTCCTTGCTCTTGAGCGAAAAACTTTCTTTCGACGAGTTAACTGAAAAATACCCAGCGCTCAAACTGGATTGGCACAACTTTAACGAAGAAGCGGCCGATATGCTTTGCGAGATGTTCGAACCTTGTATGCAGACCACGGCGGAGTTACTGCAGAGCCTCGGGGGATACAGCAGAGCAGAAAAATGGTTGCTGGAGAGCAAGACCGTCATTCAAGACAAACTAGGTCGGCTCTTGGACACGAATGACCCCTGTCGTGTTCTTTGCCATGGCGACTGCTGGAACAATAACGTTCTTTTCAGGTAATGCGAGATTTGTTTGTAGAACTAAACAAATCACTCCCAACTAatgatatttctatttttaactaTTGCAGGATAATCATTACAATGTTGTATTCCCGATTCCACTTTTCTAAGACTCGATTAACAAGCAGCAGATTCAAGTTAAAGATTCAGCATAAATCTGTAAAAGACATTATGAAATCACAAGTTCTAAAATTTGACTAAAACTGACAGTTTCCCAACATCTCGTGATCTCTTCATTGTTAAATAAAAACGTAATGTAACGAAaatgtttttcctattttgtacGTGTTGTCCCATACTTGTAGTTTTGTCATAAATGTATTCATCATTGCCACTTTAAATGCATGCATTTTCGTGAGTTCTCTCCACTATAACCATCTACTATGTCCTTCTTTGTAACCATTGTCAAACGCCTATACCACGCCAGTTTTATCTATGTATTCCAACATAAACGATCGCTATTCAGATGACTCTCTTTCAGAGTTCTTACTTATCATTGCTGAGAAATTTCGGTTTACAATTTTCTTTGTCCTTCTGGACAGGTACGACGAAGAGGGAAACCCAGTCGAGGTCATGCTCGTTGACCTGCAGATATCAAGAGTGGCATCCTTTGCCACTGACCTCAACTACTTCCTGATGACGAGCATAACGGGCGAGGTCAGAAACGCGAACGAACAACTGTTCCTGAAGGCCTACAGCAAGAAGCTGGATTCCCTGATGTCCTCGGCAGGGAAGAAGTCGCCCTTCACTTTCGACGAGATCCTTCGGGAGTACCGCAGGAAGCACGAGTACGGCCTCATCTTCGCCGTCATGATCGGCTTCATCATCGTGGCGCCGAGGGAGGAGATTCCC is part of the Macrobrachium rosenbergii isolate ZJJX-2024 chromosome 41, ASM4041242v1, whole genome shotgun sequence genome and encodes:
- the LOC136826666 gene encoding uncharacterized protein, yielding MSNEAWLKEHHSQIEERHVKATLKSDKGNGAQLVSWTIVDFTEKGDNYATVVTSVEVTYTLKGKEGHVTYIVKICPLRGIESMKALQEVFFEKESLVYKQIGPLLNEALAEHGLEPLSIAKFYYNSAEKGRELIFLEDLRPRGFKMVDRKVGMDAKHSVLLIEALARFHGASLLLSEKLSFDELTEKYPALKLDWHNFNEEAADMLCEMFEPCMQTTAELLQSLGGYSRAEKWLLESKTVIQDKLGRLLDTNDPCRVLCHGDCWNNNVLFRYDEEGNPVEVMLVDLQISRVASFATDLNYFLMTSITGEVRNANEQLFLKAYSKKLDSLMSSAGKKSPFTFDEILREYRRKHEYGLIFAVMIGFIIVAPREEIPDFHDMKEEDIPKLIEEMKQKSMEMIKTNPLFKSRFLATFDYMSDKGIF